CGTATTCGTCTGGTTTATCCTGTCGTAGGCATCTATTTTCGGCGAGTCCTTGAAACCCGTGGCGGGGATGAACGTGTATCTTACAGTGGGCTTCAGCACGCTCTGCATGGATTCGAGCCAGGACCACCCGGTATTGTAGCCCCGCATAAACTGCATGTTCACGTCGCCGTCGAGACGAAAGGTCTGACGGTGTTTCGTGTTGCCGCCCATGGTGTCGCTGCGGTTCACCACGTAGGCGGTCTCGTAAGCGGTGGCGCTCAGGAGTGTATTCAAACCTTTGACCGAATAAGGCAGTCTCAGGGACGGGTCGATGGCGAGGCGCGTAAAGGTGTCGCCGGTGTCGCGATAGAAATTGGTCAGTGAACTGTTGAGATCGAGAAACATTTTTCCGCCAAGTACGGGAATATACTCGGTGAAATAGGTTATCTCGGGGTAATACTGGAACATCGAGCCGTTGTCCCTGACGAGAAGGTTCCTGAACTCGCTGAAACCCCCGGTAATGAGAGACTTCGGCAGGGGTTTCTCAACGAAGATCGTCGATTTGAGCTGACTTTCACTTCGTTCCTGGATGGATTTACCGAAATCCTTGAGATAATCGTTGTCGAAGACATGCCATATATTGGCTTTGAACTGAAGGTCCTTGAAGAAGACCTGCTGGTGTTTTGCCTTCACCTGGTATCGTGTATGTTTGAAATCCTCGTCATCGATAATGTTCCCTTCCAACTCCCCTTTCAGGTCTTCCCTCAAGGCATACCGGAATTGGCCGCCAAAGTTCACGCCTCTCTTCTCGATATATTCCCCGGACATCGTGGCGTCCTTGTCCTTTGAAATGGCCCAGAAATAGGAGAGCTTGAACTTCGCGCCATCCGTGGAAGAAAGGGCCATTTCGGGTATGAGGAACCCGGACTGCCTTTCCGCCTTGACGGGGAACATCCCCCAGGGGATATAGAAGACGGGAACACCAAGTATATGGAACGTGGTGGACCTTGTCTTTGCGTATCCCTCCACCGTTATGTCCACTTCGTCGGAGGTGAACGTCCATTCCGGTTTGTCCCACCCGCAGGTGGTGAATTTTCCCTTCTTGATCTTGTACTGGGATTCACCCGTTTTTTCGATCTCCGTGCCGTTGATGTAGACATTGCCGGTCTTTATGAACACCCGCGCCTTCTCCAGGGTCCCTTTTTTGGTATCGAGATTAAGCTGCATCTGTTCGCACTCGATACGGTCTCCCAGGTCTTCGTAGACGACATTGCCTTCAGCTGTGACGTCACGCGTGTTGTCATCGAGGAAAACGTAGTCTGCAAGGACGGTGCGTGTCGTCTCCCTCACTTCGACGTTTCCCCGGGCGGTATAGGTGTTCGCCGCGCGGTCATGTTCCACCTGGTCGGCGATGATCTCTATCGGCCCCTTGGCGGCCCCGCTGCGGACACCGACCTCTTGCCCGTAAGCTGCAAGGGGCGATAAAAGGGCAAACATCATTATGATGACAAGGACCCTAGAATATCTCATTGACGGCCCGTTTAGCCTCTCCGATCGTATAGAATGAACCGGTGACAAGGATGAGGTCCTCATTCCCGGCAAACTGCCGCGCTTTCCTGAGGGCGCTTTTCGTATCCTTCGTGACGATGGAATTGCGCGCCAGACCCCGCATGGTTTCCGCCTTCAGGGCCCGCTCCGTCTTCGGCTGTGTAAGTATGGCAAGATCGACACAGCCGTTCATCACCTCGAGCATCCTCCCATACTGTTTGTCGCGCATAACGCCGAAGACAAGGACCTTCCTGCGGTCGCGATACCGGGAGCTAAGGAATCGCTTCAACGCACGCACACCGGAAAGATTATGGGCCCCGTCGAGGATGACGAGCGGCTGCTCCCGCACCATTTCGAGACGTCCCTGCCATTTCACCGACCCGAGCGCGCCCCTCACATGATCCTCGCCTACAGAAAATCCGGCGCCCAAAAGCGATTCGACGACACATAGCGCAAGCGCCGCATTCGACAGTTGATGGTCCCCATCGAGGTTCAGAACAACATCATCATACTTCTGCGCGATCCCGCGGTAAGAAAAACGCCTATCGCCCCTTTTCCTGAAAATGAAATCCTTTCCCAGTACACGAAGGGGGCTGGCAAGTTCCTGGGCCCTTTTCGTGAGCACCGCCAGGGCCCTTCCTCGTGTGCCCGTTATTACAGGAACGCCCTGCTTCATGATCCCCGCTTTCTCACCGGCGATCTTTCCGATGGTGCCTCCCAGTTCGTTCATGTGGTCAAAGGCAACATTGGTGATGACCGTTGCCAGCGGCTCTACCACATTCGTCGAATCCAGTCTTCCGCCGAGGCCCGTCTCCACGACGGCAATGTCAACTCCCTTCCTCCTGAAATACTCGAAGGCAAGGGCCGTCGTGAAATCGAAGAATGTATAGAAGTGATCGGACCCGCTCCGATCTGCCCCCTCACGGATGTATTCCGTGAGCGAAACCACCTCTTCTTCGGTGATCTCTTCCTCGTCAACGGTGATGCGCTCCGTGAAGGAAACCAGATGGGGCGACGTGTACTTGCCAACCCGGTATCCTGCCGCCTTTAGGATGCAGGAAACCATCGTGGCCACGGAACCTTTGCCGTTCGTCCCCGCAATATGGACCGTCCTGAGAGACCTGTGAGGGTCGCCTATCGCAGCAAGAAGCCGGGATATATTCCCCAACCCGAAGACGGAGCCGAATTTCTCCAGGCCAAAAAGGTACTTCAGTGAGCTTTCATAGCCGGCATCATTCATGTGATCAGAGACAACAGCGTGTAAAGTGTCTGTTTCAGCTCTTTGCGGGAGGAGATCATGTCGACCATACCATGTTCCAGAAGGTATTCGGCCCGCTGAAACCCCGGAGGCAATTTGGCCTTGATCGTCTCTTTTATCACCCTCTCTCCGGCGAAACCGATCATTGCCTTCGGTTCGGCGATGATGACGTCACCGAGCATGCCCATGCTCGCCGATACACCGCCGAGGGTAGGGTCGGTAAGGACTGTTATGTAGGGAACCTTATTGCTTTTAAGGTGATAGATCGCCCCGGAGACCTTGGACATCTGCATGAGCGACATGATGCCTTCCTGCATCCTGGCACCGCCGGAGGAGCAAAAAAGGATGACCGGAGTTTTTTGCCTCGCCCCTTCCTCGAGTGTCCGGGTGATCTTTTCACCTACGACACTGCCCAGGCTGCCGCCCATGAAATGAAAATCGAAAATGGCTGCCAGAACGGGAATGCCGCCTATCTTTGCGTTGCCGCACACAAGGGCATCGAGGCGCTTCGCCTTCTCCTGGGTCTCGGAAAGCCTTGTCTTGTAAGGTTTGGTGTCTTTGAATTTCAGGAAGTCGACGGGCTCCACCCCTTCATGAAACTCGCTGAAGCTGCCTTTGTCAAAAGTGAGGGCTATCCTGTTCTCCACGGAAATGGGGAAGTGATAGAAACACTTGGGACAGACATGGCGGTTGCGCTCGACCTCTTTCCTGTAGAGAAGTTCCTGACATGAATTGCATTTTCTCCAGAGCGACTCTTCCTTTTCCGCCTTGGAAATCTCTTTCTCGATATCTATTTCACGGTAGGGTTTTTTCTCTTTATCCCTTTTTTTGAATAATCCCATCGCTTTTCCTGTTGAATTTTTGTTGAAAAACTACCAAAATAAGTATGTCTATGTCAATAGAAAGGGTCAACATCGAATCCGACCAGAGTCTCGAGGGGATGCTCCGCCGGCAGAGCAAGAAGGCGGGTGTTGTCATATGCCACCCCCACCCTCTTTACGGCGGCAACATGTACAATAACGTCGTCAGCGCCATTGAGGACGGCTACGCCGCGCAGGGCTTCACGACCCTGATCTTCAATTTCCGCGGCGTTGGGGACAGCAAGGGCGAGTACGACGAGGGAGAGGGGGAGGTCCACGACGCCACGGCCGCGTACCAGGTCTTGAAGAAACACCTCGATGACGACGCCAGCATCACCCTCGCGGGCTACTCCTTCGGCGCCTGGATCATCAGCAGGTCGGCGCTCGAAATGGACAGGTTCGACAGCCTTTTTCTTGTGTCCTTTCCGTGTCTTATATACAAATACGAGCATCTGAAGAACTTCAATAAGGAAATCTTCATCGTCGGAGGCACCTATGACGACATTGCCCCCATGGACGACCTCTACGAGTTATACCGGAACCTCACCACGCTCGACAAACACCTCAAGGTGATCAACACGACCCACTTCTATGCCGGAAAAGAGACGGAACTAATCGACTTCATAAAAGAAACGATACCGGCGAGAAGAAAATGACCTTTTCTCCCTTCTTCTTGAATAGA
This sequence is a window from Syntrophorhabdaceae bacterium. Protein-coding genes within it:
- the lptD gene encoding LPS assembly protein LptD; protein product: MRYSRVLVIIMMFALLSPLAAYGQEVGVRSGAAKGPIEIIADQVEHDRAANTYTARGNVEVRETTRTVLADYVFLDDNTRDVTAEGNVVYEDLGDRIECEQMQLNLDTKKGTLEKARVFIKTGNVYINGTEIEKTGESQYKIKKGKFTTCGWDKPEWTFTSDEVDITVEGYAKTRSTTFHILGVPVFYIPWGMFPVKAERQSGFLIPEMALSSTDGAKFKLSYFWAISKDKDATMSGEYIEKRGVNFGGQFRYALREDLKGELEGNIIDDEDFKHTRYQVKAKHQQVFFKDLQFKANIWHVFDNDYLKDFGKSIQERSESQLKSTIFVEKPLPKSLITGGFSEFRNLLVRDNGSMFQYYPEITYFTEYIPVLGGKMFLDLNSSLTNFYRDTGDTFTRLAIDPSLRLPYSVKGLNTLLSATAYETAYVVNRSDTMGGNTKHRQTFRLDGDVNMQFMRGYNTGWSWLESMQSVLKPTVRYTFIPATGFKDSPKIDAYDRINQTNTVTYSFNHYLYDSSGESGFRREMSFLEVSQTYGISGNLGESELYKGSGSRFSDIDVRFTLSPIDHLSFAHESVFSVTGEGAKTLRNGVSYVIPGVFNTAVSHNYNSGLNNDIFVEMFGGYSVFEAGYVIRYTFMEKEWIDTEYRLRYKPGCWSTTLSLSQTKRPRDTSFKISFDLTGITSQ
- a CDS encoding bifunctional folylpolyglutamate synthase/dihydrofolate synthase — encoded protein: MNDAGYESSLKYLFGLEKFGSVFGLGNISRLLAAIGDPHRSLRTVHIAGTNGKGSVATMVSCILKAAGYRVGKYTSPHLVSFTERITVDEEEITEEEVVSLTEYIREGADRSGSDHFYTFFDFTTALAFEYFRRKGVDIAVVETGLGGRLDSTNVVEPLATVITNVAFDHMNELGGTIGKIAGEKAGIMKQGVPVITGTRGRALAVLTKRAQELASPLRVLGKDFIFRKRGDRRFSYRGIAQKYDDVVLNLDGDHQLSNAALALCVVESLLGAGFSVGEDHVRGALGSVKWQGRLEMVREQPLVILDGAHNLSGVRALKRFLSSRYRDRRKVLVFGVMRDKQYGRMLEVMNGCVDLAILTQPKTERALKAETMRGLARNSIVTKDTKSALRKARQFAGNEDLILVTGSFYTIGEAKRAVNEIF
- the accD gene encoding acetyl-CoA carboxylase, carboxyltransferase subunit beta; protein product: MGLFKKRDKEKKPYREIDIEKEISKAEKEESLWRKCNSCQELLYRKEVERNRHVCPKCFYHFPISVENRIALTFDKGSFSEFHEGVEPVDFLKFKDTKPYKTRLSETQEKAKRLDALVCGNAKIGGIPVLAAIFDFHFMGGSLGSVVGEKITRTLEEGARQKTPVILFCSSGGARMQEGIMSLMQMSKVSGAIYHLKSNKVPYITVLTDPTLGGVSASMGMLGDVIIAEPKAMIGFAGERVIKETIKAKLPPGFQRAEYLLEHGMVDMISSRKELKQTLYTLLSLIT
- a CDS encoding CocE/NonD family hydrolase, with protein sequence MSIERVNIESDQSLEGMLRRQSKKAGVVICHPHPLYGGNMYNNVVSAIEDGYAAQGFTTLIFNFRGVGDSKGEYDEGEGEVHDATAAYQVLKKHLDDDASITLAGYSFGAWIISRSALEMDRFDSLFLVSFPCLIYKYEHLKNFNKEIFIVGGTYDDIAPMDDLYELYRNLTTLDKHLKVINTTHFYAGKETELIDFIKETIPARRK